A single genomic interval of Coccidioides posadasii str. Silveira chromosome 1, complete sequence harbors:
- a CDS encoding uncharacterized protein (EggNog:ENOG410Q0DB~COG:T): MDLGNSFRKSDKRPPSNTPIAIRAPEVTFCELSNGKVGSDWDKPIDVWAAACTIYHMNYGYALLHGLGRGDWIIYHTLELAGPLPPAWRPYWDLDKVCANAGERRQLDTEGFWAEQRIHRPCAPSQRDTDQLIDLLRSMLKINPDDRPQVSTLLDHPWFS; the protein is encoded by the exons ATGGATCTTGGAAACT CGTTTCGAAAGTCAGACAAAAGACCGCCATCAAACACTCCCATAGCCATCCGCGCTCCCGAGGTAACCTTCTGTGAGCTTTCAAATGGTAAGGTAGGGTCGGATTGGGATAAACCTATAGATGTCTGGGCGGCGGCGTGCACT ATCTACCATATGAATTATGGCTATGCCTTGCTGCATGGATTGGGTCGAGGTGATTGGATTATATACCATACTCTTGAACTAGCTGGCCCTCTCCCACCTGCCTGGAGGCCATACTGGGACTTGGATAAGGTTTGCGCAAACGCTGGCG AACGACGACAGCTTGATACGGAAGGGTTCTGGGCCGAGCAGCGGATTCATCGGCCTTGCGCACCCTCTCAGCGGGATACAGACCAACTGATTGATTTGTTAAGGAGTATGCTTAAGATCAACCCTGATGACAGACCACAAGTGAGCACGCTACTTGATCATCCGTGGTTTTCCTGA
- a CDS encoding uncharacterized protein (EggNog:ENOG410Q0DB~COG:T), which produces MAIVEKFFYDGDDGEVEDMRKYKRGGYHPVLLGEVLPKQSTSNSRKPRYWILQKLGHGAFATVWLAKDLLGSLGYVALKINISCITGENNEIRILRQLRDSGHQNQLGYNNVIHLLDDFAIQGPNGIHDCIVTEVVGGMRYFRDTSIFKACVKKLSLQAIMGLSYLHSQGVTHGDLHIGNLAVSMPQLNEYPEESIMEHFFQS; this is translated from the exons ATGGCGATAGTTGAAAAGTTCTTCTATGATGGCGATGACGGCGAGGTAGAGGATATGCGCAAGTACAAACGTGGAGGATATCACCCTGTACTCCTTGGTGAGGTATTGCCCAAGCAGTCAACTTCCAACTCTCGAAAACCAAGGTACTGGATTTTGCAAAAGTTAGGCCATGGTGCTTTTGCTACAGTATGGCTAGCAAAGGATCTTTTGGGCTCTCT TGGTTATGTTGCTCTCAAAATCAACATTTCATGTATCACTGGTGAGAACAATGAGATCCGAATTCTTCGGCAGTTACGGGATTCCGGTCATCAGAATCAGCTTGGATATAATAATGTTATCCATCTATTAGATGACTTCGCGATTCAAGGGCCCAATGGAATACATGATTGCATTGTTACTGAAGTAGTAGGTGGCATGAGGTATTTCCGTGATACTTCAATTTTTAAAGCTTGTGTCAAGAAGCTCTCACTTCAGGCTATAATGGGACTTTCATACTTGCATAGTCAAGGAGTGACTCATGGTG ACTTACATATTGGGAATCTTGCTGTGAGCATGCCTCAGCTGAATGAGTATCCAGAAGAGTCAATAATGGAGCATTTTTTCCAATCCTGA